Part of the Prunus dulcis chromosome 8, ALMONDv2, whole genome shotgun sequence genome is shown below.
CTTACTTGATGTAGTTGTCGCCTGCTCAAATTTCCCTTTTTGGCTGTGCTTAATTATGGTATATTGTTGCCAGAACCCAAAGATGGGGAAACTTAATTAGTTCACATAAATGATGAATTTTGAGATGTTGGTAAGAGTAGTGATTGTGGGATTCTATTGAATGTAGTGTGTTAGTTTCAAATATCATGAAACGTATACGTATTGAATAAAAGCTTTTAGCAGGCATATGGCACCATCTGCTCTTTGTATCTTATATAATTCACAAACTATAGTAGAAGcattattttgttcttttgtgtTGGAATCGCAGGTCCATATGTGTAATAAACTTGCCAGTAGACATATACGGGTTGGGCTAGCTAGCCCCAGTGACGTTCCTTGCTGTGATATTTGCGAAAATGCTCCTGGTATGCAAGACTTTTATGTTTCCAGTTTTTGTGAAAATATCAATGTTGAAATTATGTAGAAAGATTTTGAAGATTTCTCCTTCCTGTGGGCACATGTATGTGTAGCCTTCTTTTACTGTGAAGTAGATGGTAGTTCCCTTTGCCTGCAATGCGATATGATTGTACATGTTGGTGGTAAAAGAACCCATAGGAGGTATCTCCTTTTCAGGCAGAGAGTTGAGGTTTGTTCCTCTCTACTGGGGAGTTCTGGTTAAGGTTTATATCTGGTTTATAGACCTCCTGAGATTATTTCCTTTCTCTTGGGCATTTCTCTGTAGTTTCCAGGGGATAAGCCTGGCCGTTCAGAGGAACTAGGGCTTCAACCACTTGACCAAAAGGAAGTAAGAAAAGACCATATTCAGCCACCTAGTTTAAGTATAAGAGAGAATCAACAGAATTGCAGTGCCTCTCCAGTTGCAGTCCTAGACAACAATATTGTTGGTGACTACAAGATGGACAATAGATTGATTGATCTTAATACCAGGCCCCAAAGAATGAACGGGCAAGCTTCAACTAGCCCGGTATATATTTTTCCCATGTTGACCTCAGTATCTGGTTCTTTAATATTgtactttttgtctttttatgaCATTCATTATTGGATTTCTGTTTGACTGTTGTGAACTGTGTTCTGATCCCTCagttatttgaaatttataaacATTTTGGGTTATCAAAACAAGAATTTTCTTGCCATTATATTTTAGGAACAGGGTTTGGAAGTTCAAAATGGTGTGAATGATGAATCTGCAAGTGTTGTTCCTGTTGGGTCCTTCAAAAGATAGCCTGAAAAGTGACCAAGGTGCCTTTTACATATCTCCTTATCCTCGTCCATCTGTTTtgtattttctcaattttctagTATGAAGTTGTCATTGTTACTTATAGCTCAGGAAGGTATTCTAGCATTGagtttgattttttgaaattcagacctaaaaacaaagaattgtTCGGATCATTTGTGTATTGACAAGCGCACATAAAATACATGGCAATTTTCAATAGTTTTTGCTTTCAAAATGCTAAAAAATGTATGGAACCTTTTTCTCAAATTGGGTCACTGCCAAAGGTCGATTTCTtacaaagggaaaaaaaaagtttacaaGTAAAATCTTTGGTCCACCAGCCCCAGCACCCACTACCCACTACATGTGACTAGATGCTATTTAGAAATAAGGCCATTTTAGAGactttcaaccaaaaaaacaaaaaaacaaaacaaaacaaggcCAGTTTTAGAGACTTAATACTATTATGCTCTATATTTCCATTTGATATCATACCTCCTTGACATGAAGATACTGTCAATTTTAATATCATAAGAAAGTATTTgtatgaattttaaagaacttTATACAACCTTTTGCAATTATTATCATTATAATACCTTTTCCACTTCcccaattatttattatatgataATGCATGGGCAAAATTGGATCCTTACTAACATTTAATTACTAAATAGAAAGCACATTTCCTTTcacctttaatttttttttataaccataattttactttgaatgcacaaaaagaaagcatatatataaatgggGGATATTTTAAACAAGAAGGGGTTATCTTACATAATGAACTTCagttaataaattaaagtaatgtAATGGAGTGGTTAAGGTAGTCTTTGCTCTAGGTATCCCCATCCATTTATGCCAACACCCACCATATTAGCTCTTGACCTACTTTAATTGCTAGCAGAAAACAATAGTACTTAGGCttaaaaatccatttttgGGCAATTTAAACGGTTGTTTTTCTCCTAGAACTTGGATGATATGTCGGAAACGAAAAGGATGGTTGTTTTTCTTAACAGTTGCTATTTACTGAAGAGAGTAAAAGGCTACATCCTCTTTGTTTCAGGAAAAACTTAGAGGCTTTCTCCCCttttatgaaaaattggaTATGGTTAATGTGCCTTTTAATGTTGGAAAACAACCAGGTTTCGGCATTGCTGTTTGGTTATTTGTGGGATTCTAGCTCTGGTATTGGTAACAAGTTTTTGCTTTTAATTGGTATGTGGATACGTGGAACTTCTGAGGTTGTGAGAACCACTCTGCATGGCTTATAAAAACTTGAGTAGAGACCTTTTCAAGGAGAA
Proteins encoded:
- the LOC117637725 gene encoding B-box zinc finger protein 18-like isoform X1, with the translated sequence MRTLCDVCEGAAAIVFCAADEAALCRSCDEKVHMCNKLASRHIRVGLASPSDVPCCDICENAPAFFYCEVDGSSLCLQCDMIVHVGGKRTHRRYLLFRQRVEFPGDKPGRSEELGLQPLDQKEVRKDHIQPPSLSIRENQQNCSASPVAVLDNNIVGDYKMDNRLIDLNTRPQRMNGQASTSPEQGLEVQNGVNDESASVVPVGSFKR
- the LOC117637725 gene encoding B-box zinc finger protein 19-like isoform X2 — encoded protein: MRTLCDVCEGAAAIVFCAADEAALCRSCDEKVHMCNKLASRHIRVGLASPSDVPCCDICENAPAFFYCEVDGSSLCLQCDMIVHVGGKRTHRRYLLFRQRVEFPGDKPGRSEELGLQPLDQKEVRKDHIQPPSLSIRENQQNCSASPVAVLDNNIVGDYKMDNRLIDLNTRPQRMNGQASTSPGLEVQNGVNDESASVVPVGSFKR